A section of the Terriglobales bacterium genome encodes:
- a CDS encoding ABC transporter permease — protein sequence MRLGRTAAIALRHFYLIRGSFSRAFPLFAWVGIDIVLWGFITKYLNTVSAAGFNFVPVLLGAVLLWDFFTRVMHGVTMAFFEDVWSRNFLNVFATPLSVPEYVGGLVLASTATSLVGLVIMLLIATLVFGLSFFSYGVLLVAFLLVLFLFGIALGIFGSALVLRLGPASEWFVWPIPALLAPFAGVFYPLSTLPRWMQSVGRLLPPSYVFEGMRTVVLGRAMSGETLLWGAALALLYILLAGWFFTRIYRYAVRTGLLARYSAESVS from the coding sequence ATGCGCCTGGGCCGCACCGCCGCTATCGCTCTGCGCCACTTCTACCTCATCCGCGGCAGCTTCTCCCGCGCCTTCCCGCTCTTCGCCTGGGTCGGCATCGATATCGTGCTCTGGGGGTTCATCACCAAGTACCTGAACACGGTCTCGGCCGCCGGCTTCAACTTCGTGCCGGTGCTGCTGGGTGCGGTATTGCTGTGGGACTTCTTCACCCGCGTCATGCACGGCGTGACCATGGCCTTCTTCGAGGATGTGTGGTCGCGTAACTTCCTGAACGTCTTTGCCACGCCGCTCTCCGTCCCGGAGTACGTCGGCGGGCTGGTGCTGGCCAGCACCGCCACCAGCCTGGTGGGGCTGGTGATCATGCTGCTGATAGCCACCCTGGTCTTCGGCTTGTCCTTCTTCTCCTACGGCGTGCTGCTGGTGGCGTTCCTGCTGGTGTTGTTCCTCTTCGGGATCGCGCTGGGCATCTTCGGCAGCGCGCTGGTGCTGCGCCTGGGACCAGCCTCGGAGTGGTTCGTGTGGCCCATCCCGGCGCTGCTCGCGCCCTTCGCGGGGGTGTTCTACCCGCTCTCCACGCTGCCGCGATGGATGCAGTCCGTGGGGCGCCTGCTGCCGCCCTCCTACGTCTTCGAGGGCATGCGGACGGTGGTGCTGGGACGGGCGATGTCGGGGGAGACGCTGCTCTGGGGCGCCGCTCTGGCCCTGTTGTACATCCTGCTGGCGGGATGGTTCTTCACGCGCATCTACCGCTACGCTGTGCGCACCGGCCTGCTCGCCAGATACAGTGCCGAGAGCGTGAGCTAG
- a CDS encoding ABC transporter ATP-binding protein — protein sequence MSGPGSQVPALAVAELRKSYGRTVAVDGISFEVGRNEIVGLLGPNGAGKTTTISMVLGVLEPDAGSIHVEGLDIGRQRAAALARTNFAAVYAPLPGNLTVAENLRIFGLLYGVSALPERIAAVLEQFDLARFHDVKCGLLSSGEQTRVGLAKALLNRPHLLLLDEPTTSLDPATARDIRARIRAFAAEGAGGVLWTSHNMYEVEEVCHRVLFLSHGRILLQGDPRTLPREHGKATLEELFIAVAREPLALAEA from the coding sequence ATGTCCGGCCCCGGCTCCCAGGTTCCGGCGCTCGCGGTGGCGGAGCTGCGCAAGTCCTATGGCCGCACCGTTGCGGTGGACGGGATCTCCTTCGAGGTGGGAAGGAACGAGATCGTCGGCCTCCTGGGTCCCAACGGGGCGGGAAAGACCACGACCATCAGCATGGTGCTGGGCGTGCTCGAGCCCGACGCCGGCAGCATCCATGTCGAGGGCCTGGACATCGGGCGGCAGCGCGCGGCGGCGCTGGCGCGCACGAACTTCGCCGCCGTCTATGCCCCGCTGCCCGGCAACCTCACCGTGGCCGAGAACCTGCGCATCTTCGGCCTGCTCTATGGGGTGAGCGCGTTGCCGGAGCGCATCGCCGCCGTGCTCGAGCAATTCGACCTGGCGCGCTTTCACGACGTCAAGTGCGGCCTGCTCTCTTCCGGCGAGCAGACGCGGGTGGGCCTGGCCAAGGCCCTGCTGAACCGACCTCACCTGCTGCTGCTGGACGAGCCCACCACTTCGCTGGACCCGGCCACGGCCCGCGACATCCGCGCCCGCATCCGCGCCTTCGCCGCCGAGGGCGCCGGCGGCGTGCTTTGGACCTCGCACAACATGTACGAGGTCGAGGAGGTCTGCCACCGCGTCCTCTTCCTGTCGCACGGCCGGATCCTGTTGCAGGGCGATCCCAGGACGCTTCCCCGCGAGCATGGCAAGGCGACGCTGGAGGAGTTGTTCATCGCCGTGGCGCGGGAGCCGCTCGCGCTCGCGGAGGCATGA
- a CDS encoding SagB/ThcOx family dehydrogenase: protein MEAPGWMRVRGGWAAVVLCAASLFAQELKPVPLPSPETQGGRPLMQVLKERRSTRAFSPEKLPPQVLPSLLWAAFGVNRPDSGKRTAPSAMDWQEIDVYVATADGLYRYDARANQLVPVVRDDLRAQTGTQPFVKDAPLDLVYVADLSRTQGASAERDLYVAADAGFIAQNVYLFCASEGLATVVRGSIDRPALAKAMRLRPDQRIILAQTVGYPRK, encoded by the coding sequence ATGGAAGCTCCCGGTTGGATGCGGGTGCGTGGGGGGTGGGCGGCCGTCGTCCTGTGTGCGGCCAGCCTGTTCGCTCAGGAACTCAAGCCGGTCCCGCTTCCCAGCCCCGAAACCCAGGGTGGGCGGCCGTTGATGCAGGTACTCAAGGAGCGCCGCTCCACGCGCGCCTTCAGCCCGGAGAAGCTGCCTCCGCAGGTGCTCCCGAGCCTGCTGTGGGCGGCCTTCGGCGTCAACCGTCCCGACTCCGGCAAGCGCACCGCGCCCTCCGCGATGGACTGGCAGGAGATCGACGTCTATGTGGCCACCGCGGACGGGCTCTACCGCTACGATGCCCGAGCCAATCAACTCGTTCCGGTGGTGCGCGACGACCTGCGCGCCCAGACCGGGACCCAGCCCTTCGTGAAGGACGCGCCCCTGGACCTGGTCTATGTCGCCGATCTGTCCCGCACGCAGGGCGCTTCCGCGGAGCGCGATCTGTATGTGGCGGCCGACGCCGGCTTCATCGCCCAGAACGTCTACCTCTTCTGCGCTTCCGAAGGGCTGGCGACGGTGGTGCGCGGCAGCATCGATCGGCCGGCGCTGGCCAAGGCCATGCGCCTGCGTCCCGACCAGAGGATCATCCTGGCGCAGACGGTCGGCTACCCGAGGAAGTGA